The following are encoded together in the Phaseolus vulgaris cultivar G19833 chromosome 9, P. vulgaris v2.0, whole genome shotgun sequence genome:
- the LOC137820504 gene encoding calcium-transporting ATPase 3, endoplasmic reticulum-type: MEDAFARSIPEVLDFFGVDPTKGLSDAEVVHHARLYGNNVLPEDQRAPFWKLVLKQFDDLLVKILIAAALISFVLALVNGETGLMAFLEPSVILMILAANAAVGVITESNAEKALEELRAYQADVATVLRNGCFSILPANELVPGDIVEVSVGCKIPADMRMIEMLSNQVRVDQAILTGESSSVEKELKTTTTSNAVYQDKTNILFSGTVMVAGRARAVVVGVGPNTAMGSIRDSMLRTEDEATPLKKKLDEFGTFLAKVIAGICVLVWIVNIGHFRDPSHGGFLRGAIHYFKIAVALAVAAIPEGLPAVVTTCLALGTKRMARLNAIVRSLPSVETLGCTTVICSDKTGTLTTNMMSVAKVCVVESANRGPVVSEYSVSGTTYAPEGIIFDSTGMQLDFPAELPCLLHMAMCSALCNESTLQYNPDKGNYEKIGESTEVALRVLAEKVGLPGFNSMPSALNMLTKHERASYCNHYWEEQFRKIHALEFSRDRKMMSVLCSRNQMHILFSKGAPESIIPRCATILCNDDGSTVPLTADIRAELDSRFHSFAGKETLRCLALALKWMPSVQQSLSFDDEKDLTFIGLVGMLDPPRDEVRNAMLSCMTAGIRVIVVTGDNKSTAESLCRKIGAFDQLIDFAEHSYTASEFEELPALQQTIALQRMALFTRVEPSHKRILVEALQHQNEVVAMTGDGVNDAPALKKADIGIAMGSGTAVAKSASDMVLADDNFASIVAAVAEGRAIYNNTKQFIRYMISSNIGEVVCIFVAAVLGIPDTLAPVQLLWVNLVTDGLPATAIGFNKQDSDVMRAKPRKVNEAVVSGWLFFRYLVIGAYVGLATVAGFIWWFVYSDGGPKLPYTELMNFDTCATRETTYPCSIFDDRHPSTVSMTVLVVVEMFNALNNLSENQSLLVIPPWSNMWLVVSIIITMLLHILILYVHPLSVLFSVTPLSWADWIVVLYLSLPVIVIDEVLKFFSRNPIGLRSRLWFRRSDLLPKKDLHEK; the protein is encoded by the exons ATGGAGGACGCATTTGCCAGATCTATTCCCGAG GTCCTCGATTTCTTCGGAGTGGACCCGACTAAGGGTTTATCTGATGCTGAG GTGGTACACCATGCTAGACTTTATGGGAATAACG TGCTTCCTGAAGATCAAA GAGCTCCGTTTTGGAAATTGGTTTTGAAGCAATTTGATGATTTGCTTGTAAAGATACTAATTGCAGCTGCTCTTATATCTTTTGTTCTGGCTTTAGTTAATGGAGAAACAGGCTTGATGGCATTTCTGGAGCCTTCC GTTATTCTGATGATATTGGCAGCAAATGCAGCAGTCGGAGTGATTACAGAATCAAACGCTGAAAAAGCTCTGGAG GAGCTGCGTGCCTATCAAGCTGATGTGGCAACTGTCTTGCGTAATG GTTGTTTTTCCATACTTCCTGCAAATGAACTTGTTCCTGGGGATATTGTGGAGGTTTCTG TGGGCTGCAAAATTCCTGCTGATATGAGGATGATTGAGATGCTAAGCAATcaagtgcgtgttgatcaaGCTATTCTTACAG GTGAGAGCAGCTCCGTGGAGAAAGAGCTGAAAACAACCACAACATCAAATGCTGTATACCAAGACAAAACAAATATTCTGTTCTCG GGTACGGTAATGGTTGCTGGTAGGGCAAGAGCTGTTGTGGTGGGAGTTGGTCCTAACACGGCTATGGGCAGCATACGAGATTCAATGTTGCGAACCGAGGAT GAGGCAACACCATTGAAAAAGAAGCTGGACGAGTTTGGTACCTTTTTGGCCAAG GTTATAGCAGGGATTTGTGTTTTGGTGTGGATTGTAAATATTGGTCACTTTCGTGACCCTTCTCATGGTGGTTTCTTGAGAGGTGCAATCCATTATTTTAAG ATTGCAGTTGCTCTGGCAGTTGCAGCAATTCCAGAAGGGCTCCCTGCAGTTGTGACAAC gTGTTTGGCTCTTGGAACAAAGCGTATGGCTAGGTTGAATGCCATTGTTCGCTCCCTGCCATCGGTCGAGACATTGGGCTGCACAACTGTTATTTGCAGTGACAAAACTGGGACCCTAACTACTAATATGATGTCAGTTGCGAAG GTATGTGTTGTTGAATCTGCAAATCGTGGCCCTGTTGTTTCTGAATACAGTGTCAGCGGAACAACATATGCACCTGAAGGCATAATATTTGACAGTACAGGGATGCAG CTTGACTTTCCTGCTGAATTGCCTTGTCTTCTTCACATGGCAATGTGTTCTGCTCTTTGCAATGAATCAACCCTGCAGTATAATCCTGATAAAGGGAATTATGAAAAAATTGGTGAGTCAACTGAAGTGGCACTACGTGTCTTGGCAGAAAAG GTTGGTCTCCCTGGTTTCAATTCTATGCCATCAGCCTTGAATATGCTGACTAAGCATGAACGTGCTTCTTACTGTAACCATTATTGGGAGGAACAATTCAGAAAG ATACATGCTTTGGAGTTTTCTCGAGATCGTAAAATGATGAGTGTGCTTTGCAGCCGGAACCAGATGCATATTTTGTTCTCGAAAGGTGCCCCAGAAAGTATAATACCTAGATGTGCTACCATTCTGTGCAATGATGATGGTTCCACTGTGCCACTGACCGCTGATATCCGGGCAGAGCTGGACTCAAGGTTCCACag TTTTGCAGGAAAAGAAACATTAAGATGCCTTGCTTTGGCCCTGAAATGGATGCCCTCAGTTCAACAGTCATTGTCCTTCGATGATGAGAAAGATCTTACATTTATTGGGTTG GTTGGGATGCTGGATCCTCCACGAGATGAAGTAAGAAATGCAATGCTTTCATGTATGACTGCTGGCATACGTGTTATAGTTGTCACTGGGGATAACAAG TCCACTGCTGAGTCACTTTGCCGCAAGATAGGTGCTTTTGATCAATTGATAGATTTTGCTGAGCATTCTTACACTGCTTCTGAGTTTGAAGAACTTCCAGCACTACAACAAACTATAGCATTGCAACGTATGGCACTTTTTACTAG GGTTGAGCCTTCTCATAAAAGGATCCTGGTTGAAGCATTACAGCACCAGAATGAAGTG GTTGCAATGACGGGTGATGGAGTTAATGATGCACCTGCACTGAAGAAGGCCGATATAGGAATTGCTATGGGTTCAGGAACAGCTGTTGCTAAG AGTGCTTCAGACATGGTGCTGGCTGATGATAACTTTGCCTCTATTGTTGCG GCTGTGGCAGAGGGAAGGGCTATATACAATAATACAAAACAGTTTATTCGATACATGATTTCTTCCAATATTGGCGAAGTAGTTTGTATATTTGTGGCTGCAGTGCTTGGAATACCGGATACCCTAGCCCCT GTCCAGTTGCTTTGGGTCAATTTGGTTACTGACGGATTGCCTGCCACTGCTATTGGCTTCAATAAACAAGACTCTGATGTGATGAGGGCTAAGCCTAGAAAG GTGAATGAAGCCGTTGTTAGTGGTTGGCTCTTTTTTCGCTATTTGGTAATAGGAG CTTATGTTGGCCTTGCTACTGTTGCTGGCTTTATTTGGTGGTTTGTTTATTCTGATGGTGGCCCTAAACTTCCATACACCGAACTG ATGAATTTTGATACCTGCGCAACCAGGGAGACAACGTATCCATGCAGTATATTTGATGATCGACATCCATCTACTGTATCAATGACTGTGCTTGTCGTAGTTGAGATGTTCAACGCTTTGAACAATCTTAGTGAAAATCAATCTCTTCT GGTTATCCCTCCATGGAGTAACATGTGGCTTGTTGTTTCTATAATCATCACTATGCTTCTTCACATACTAATCTTATATGTTCACCCACTATCGGTTCTTTTCTCC GTAACACCGTTATCTTGGGCTGACTGGATAGTTGTCCTCTATCTTTCATTACCT GTTATAGTCATTGATGAGGTGTTGAAGTTCTTCTCCAGAAATCCCATCG GTTTGAGATCCAGATTATGGTTCAGGAGGTCTGATTTACTTCCAAAAAAAGATTTACATGAAAAGTAA